In a single window of the Methylophaga frappieri genome:
- a CDS encoding TonB-dependent receptor — protein sequence MKKLTSLILLAVSQPAISHELETLTVEGRQINLVGDAVSASEGVVGQKEISLRPMLRTGEVLEMVPGMVVTQHSGTGKANQYFLRGFNLDHGTDFATFVDGMPVNMRTHGHGQGYSDLNFVIPETISKLTYKKGAYYADVGDFSGAGSARIDTADAFEQGLASMTVGHDDYYRLLVMDSIRFAGGTTSYAIEGNRYHGPWSDIDEDLDKLNLLLKHTIPLTDGHLNLTFMAYDNSWNSADQIPERAVNQGQISELGSIDDTVGGESSRYSFSLDWQQGNWQASAYLIDYDMNLWSNFTYFLDDEVNGDQFEQVDDRLIYGGQLSYLLDGDLAGKAMTNRFGLDLRVDDIDEVGLYHTRARQRLGVTRSDEVKELSTGLFWENRIVWNDQLRTVLGARYDYYHFDVDDRVGVNRNGVDLSSNSGETDDDLLSFKGSVIYAFNHEWEAYISAGQGFHSNDARGTTINIDPADGNGVSTVDPLVRSFGYETGLRGFITDKLSVSMALWTLELDSELVFVGDAGNTEASRESERKGVELTMHYHLDDHWSLDLEYAYTDAEFKDDAPEGNEIPGAIKNVFQAGLTADFPSGWFGSLRVRHFGERPLIEDGSVKSDDSTIWNLRVGYRVNNWTFRGDVLNLTDSNDSDIDYFYASRLAGEPSGGVEDIHFHPIEPRTFRFTAEYRF from the coding sequence ATGAAAAAACTTACCTCACTTATTTTGCTTGCCGTCAGCCAGCCGGCAATATCACATGAATTGGAGACGCTGACAGTTGAAGGTCGGCAGATTAATTTGGTCGGGGATGCCGTTTCTGCGTCCGAAGGCGTAGTCGGGCAAAAGGAAATTTCGCTGAGACCGATGTTGCGTACCGGTGAGGTGCTGGAAATGGTACCCGGTATGGTGGTCACACAGCATAGCGGCACCGGCAAGGCAAATCAGTATTTCTTGCGTGGTTTTAACCTTGACCACGGGACGGATTTTGCGACCTTTGTTGATGGTATGCCAGTCAATATGCGAACCCATGGCCATGGTCAGGGGTATTCTGATTTAAATTTTGTTATTCCCGAAACTATCAGCAAACTGACTTATAAAAAAGGCGCGTATTACGCGGATGTTGGTGATTTTAGTGGGGCGGGCAGTGCCAGAATCGATACTGCCGATGCCTTTGAGCAAGGCCTGGCAAGTATGACTGTTGGTCATGATGATTATTATCGTTTACTGGTCATGGATAGCATTCGCTTTGCTGGTGGTACCACTTCTTATGCGATTGAGGGGAATCGTTATCACGGGCCTTGGTCTGATATTGATGAAGATCTGGACAAATTAAATTTACTTTTAAAGCATACGATTCCGCTGACCGATGGGCATTTGAATCTGACCTTTATGGCTTATGACAATAGTTGGAATAGTGCGGATCAGATTCCCGAAAGGGCGGTGAACCAAGGTCAGATCAGTGAATTGGGTTCAATTGATGATACGGTTGGCGGGGAGTCCAGTCGTTACAGTTTCAGCCTTGATTGGCAGCAGGGAAACTGGCAGGCATCAGCCTATCTGATTGATTACGATATGAACCTGTGGTCTAACTTTACTTATTTTCTTGATGATGAAGTCAATGGCGATCAGTTTGAACAAGTTGATGATCGCCTGATTTATGGTGGTCAGCTCAGTTATCTGCTGGATGGCGATTTGGCTGGCAAGGCGATGACCAACCGTTTCGGGCTGGATCTGCGTGTTGATGATATTGATGAAGTCGGTCTCTATCATACTCGTGCCCGACAACGGCTTGGTGTAACACGAAGTGATGAAGTGAAAGAACTTAGTACGGGATTATTCTGGGAAAATCGTATTGTCTGGAATGACCAGCTGAGAACGGTGCTCGGGGCTCGCTATGATTATTATCATTTTGATGTGGATGACCGGGTCGGGGTGAATCGCAATGGGGTAGATTTATCAAGCAACAGTGGTGAAACGGATGATGATTTGTTGTCTTTTAAAGGCAGTGTCATTTATGCCTTTAATCACGAGTGGGAAGCCTATATTTCTGCAGGCCAAGGCTTTCATTCCAACGATGCGCGTGGCACAACGATAAATATCGACCCGGCTGATGGCAACGGTGTGTCAACGGTTGATCCGTTGGTTCGATCTTTTGGGTACGAGACCGGTTTACGCGGATTTATCACAGATAAACTATCGGTTTCGATGGCATTATGGACACTGGAACTCGACAGTGAACTGGTGTTTGTTGGTGATGCGGGTAATACCGAAGCCAGCCGCGAATCGGAACGTAAGGGTGTCGAATTAACGATGCATTATCATCTTGATGACCATTGGAGTCTGGATCTGGAATACGCTTATACCGATGCGGAGTTTAAAGACGATGCGCCTGAAGGTAATGAAATCCCTGGCGCTATAAAAAACGTCTTTCAAGCGGGCTTAACCGCCGATTTCCCAAGTGGCTGGTTTGGCAGTCTTCGGGTGCGCCATTTTGGCGAGCGTCCCTTAATTGAAGATGGTTCTGTTAAATCTGATGACAGCACAATCTGGAATTTACGCGTCGGCTATCGTGTTAATAACTGGACTTTCCGAGGGGATGTACTCAATCTGACTGACAGCAATGACAGTGATATTGACTATTTCTATGCGTCACGTCTGGCGGGTGAGCCAAGTGGCGGGGTTGAGGACATTCATTTTCATCCTATTGAACCACGCACCTTCCGGTTCACCGCTGAATATCGGTTTTGA